One region of Pseudoalteromonas luteoviolacea genomic DNA includes:
- a CDS encoding phage tail protein has translation MDPFIGQVDMLPYTFAPVSYMFCDGQFIDISQNQALFAVIGTTYGGNGQTNMQMPDLQGRSPTMFGTGPGLSPGDLGDRVGLPDVVLMESQLPSHTHELYAGKTIKDGLVDRSNGTGLLSAARATTGGVARVYSSDDLGGSNITLNPQAVLSNGQNQAHENRQPYLAIQFCICIDGIFPPRS, from the coding sequence ATGGATCCATTTATTGGTCAGGTTGATATGTTGCCTTACACCTTCGCTCCTGTGAGTTACATGTTCTGTGACGGGCAGTTTATTGATATATCACAAAATCAGGCATTGTTTGCGGTTATAGGTACTACTTACGGTGGCAATGGTCAAACCAACATGCAAATGCCGGATCTACAAGGTAGAAGCCCGACAATGTTTGGGACAGGGCCAGGATTATCACCAGGAGATTTAGGAGATCGTGTTGGTTTACCAGATGTAGTACTGATGGAGAGCCAATTACCTTCACATACTCACGAGTTATATGCAGGTAAAACGATTAAAGACGGCTTGGTTGATAGATCAAATGGCACCGGGTTGCTCTCAGCAGCTAGGGCAACAACGGGAGGCGTGGCTCGTGTTTATTCATCTGACGATTTGGGGGGCTCAAACATTACCCTTAACCCTCAAGCAGTTTTGAGTAATGGACAGAATCAGGCACATGAAAACAGGCAACCGTATCTAGCAATACAATTTTGTATTTGTATCGATGGTATCTTTCCTCCTAGGAGTTAA
- a CDS encoding aspartyl/asparaginyl beta-hydroxylase domain-containing protein — protein MTISCEQSPLVISGAKLDLSCRVSALFDDILCLDNSSWCKHVNTSCFEGDWDVLALYAEQAHLHAHPILQCFSIEECNGQFSPLPIMESLPEIAQFLSQFKCSLKSVRLMRLGAGSQIYSHQDHRLSMEYGEARIHIPITGSEDIEFVVGGQKIPMRNGEAWYVNADLEHSVLNKGFKARVNLVIDCRVNDWLKNIIECSEQKF, from the coding sequence ATGACTATCAGTTGTGAGCAATCACCTTTGGTGATTTCGGGCGCAAAACTCGATTTATCATGCCGGGTCTCGGCATTATTCGATGACATTCTTTGTTTAGATAATTCAAGCTGGTGCAAGCATGTAAACACCTCTTGTTTTGAGGGGGATTGGGATGTGCTTGCGCTCTATGCTGAGCAAGCTCACTTGCATGCTCATCCAATTTTGCAATGTTTCTCGATAGAGGAATGTAACGGGCAATTTTCTCCTTTACCAATTATGGAAAGCCTGCCTGAAATTGCACAGTTTCTGAGTCAGTTTAAATGTTCTTTGAAATCAGTGAGGCTGATGCGCTTAGGGGCGGGCAGTCAGATTTATTCGCATCAAGATCATCGTTTATCAATGGAGTACGGCGAAGCACGTATCCATATTCCCATTACAGGTTCTGAGGACATTGAGTTTGTTGTCGGTGGACAAAAAATCCCTATGCGTAATGGGGAAGCCTGGTATGTCAATGCGGATTTAGAGCATAGTGTTCTGAACAAGGGCTTCAAAGCAAGGGTAAATTTAGTGATTGATTGCAGGGTAAATGATTGGTTGAAAAATATCATTGAATGTTCCGAGCAAAAATTTTAA
- a CDS encoding S8 family peptidase: MKLFSCFLILLAFGVVADTPNKPFITFKNDLEYIKLYPSDQAGIYSSNIGLDFYLNYKLIAQIDKRKAHNIKRIAPSQTLAENVHSATVLISPTPGHFLSVYKQLRQLSGVVNVQPDFAIFRRQAQTEKTPKNILKAQHVRQFHSHQCVSSYSPRRIAIIDEGMSLSEPALSTFNVLLEYDADRQQLLSKTQVTNGHGSMVANVIASNLKSQTVELGAPVAELVTIQQASTLNSAMILAFSVSQKMQVDIINSSWTLPFVSELLANVIRDGLTEGGISYIIVSAGNHAQDACVSNKLSLIKGVTTVGALSVDGTIAPFSNYGRCVDVYAPGVFSKKEQGSNFTIHGTSSAAAWVTGEVSHLLGCGLTTNEIKLNNNY, encoded by the coding sequence GTGAAACTTTTTAGCTGTTTTTTAATTCTACTAGCCTTTGGGGTTGTCGCAGACACCCCCAATAAACCCTTTATTACTTTTAAAAATGATCTAGAATACATTAAGTTATACCCATCGGATCAAGCCGGTATTTATAGCAGCAATATTGGTTTAGATTTTTATTTAAATTACAAACTTATTGCTCAAATAGATAAACGCAAAGCACATAACATTAAGCGGATAGCTCCAAGCCAAACACTGGCGGAAAATGTACATAGTGCAACCGTTCTAATATCACCTACACCGGGACACTTTTTGTCTGTTTATAAACAGCTTAGGCAATTAAGCGGGGTGGTAAATGTTCAGCCCGATTTTGCAATTTTCCGCAGGCAAGCACAGACCGAAAAAACACCAAAAAATATATTGAAAGCGCAACATGTCAGGCAATTTCACAGCCACCAATGTGTTTCGTCGTATAGTCCTAGGAGAATTGCAATTATTGACGAGGGCATGAGTTTATCAGAGCCAGCGCTTTCAACGTTTAATGTGCTGCTTGAATATGATGCAGACCGCCAACAACTCTTATCAAAAACACAGGTCACAAACGGTCATGGCAGCATGGTTGCCAATGTCATAGCGAGCAACTTAAAGTCTCAAACAGTTGAACTGGGTGCCCCCGTAGCAGAGCTGGTGACTATTCAACAAGCTAGCACACTAAATTCTGCAATGATTTTAGCATTCAGTGTGTCTCAAAAAATGCAGGTAGACATCATTAATAGCAGTTGGACACTGCCTTTTGTTTCAGAACTACTGGCTAATGTGATCCGTGATGGCTTAACGGAGGGCGGTATTTCTTACATTATTGTATCGGCAGGCAACCATGCACAGGATGCTTGTGTGAGCAATAAGCTGTCGTTGATAAAAGGCGTAACAACAGTGGGTGCATTGTCTGTTGATGGAACAATTGCACCGTTTTCAAATTATGGCAGGTGTGTAGATGTGTATGCGCCAGGCGTATTTTCCAAAAAAGAACAAGGTTCAAATTTCACTATACATGGGACATCTTCGGCTGCAGCTTGGGTCACCGGAGAAGTGTCGCACCTGTTGGGGTGTGGCCTGACAACCAATGAAATTAAACTCAATAACAATTATTAA
- a CDS encoding DUF6916 family protein, whose translation MEKVTQELMNSLVGQEIDVFSLQNEQQVGKLAISKVEQGRIDTEEFSSFSISLLGDPKNQLPQDNYLFKHNAFGEYPMFMSIHDIDKYQIVISRRRN comes from the coding sequence ATGGAAAAAGTCACACAAGAGCTGATGAACTCGTTAGTTGGTCAAGAGATTGATGTATTTTCGTTACAAAATGAACAACAAGTAGGTAAGTTAGCAATCAGTAAGGTTGAGCAAGGTCGAATCGACACAGAAGAGTTTTCTTCTTTTAGTATCTCATTGCTCGGTGACCCTAAAAACCAACTACCTCAAGATAATTACTTATTTAAACACAACGCGTTTGGTGAGTATCCAATGTTTATGAGTATTCACGATATTGATAAATATCAGATTGTCATTTCTCGCAGGCGCAATTAA
- a CDS encoding phage tail protein translates to MSDAYLGEIRMFAGVYSPYHWSYCAGQLQAITDNQSLFSLLGSNYGGDGRSTYGLPDMRGRIPVGDGQGPGLTNRVLGQRFGVEQVVLSTEQLPVHSHTVQVTSATSELQAPVDGQSYIGSELHFLPDSTGGLETNPFSSRAIGTTGGDEPHENRMPMLYLGFIICMNGLYPSRN, encoded by the coding sequence ATGAGTGATGCATATTTGGGTGAAATTCGCATGTTTGCAGGCGTGTATTCACCGTACCACTGGTCATACTGTGCAGGCCAGCTACAAGCGATAACTGACAATCAATCTTTGTTTAGTCTATTGGGCTCTAACTACGGTGGCGATGGCCGAAGTACCTATGGCTTGCCTGACATGCGTGGACGGATCCCTGTAGGCGACGGTCAAGGACCTGGCCTGACAAATCGAGTTTTAGGGCAGCGATTTGGTGTCGAACAAGTTGTATTGTCAACGGAACAATTGCCAGTGCACAGCCATACAGTGCAAGTCACCAGTGCGACGTCAGAGTTACAAGCGCCAGTTGACGGGCAGTCTTATATTGGCAGTGAGTTACACTTTTTACCTGACTCAACCGGAGGGTTAGAAACGAACCCTTTTAGCAGCCGAGCCATAGGCACAACGGGTGGTGATGAACCGCACGAAAACAGAATGCCGATGCTGTATCTCGGTTTTATTATTTGCATGAACGGCTTATACCCGTCTCGTAACTAA
- a CDS encoding TOMM system kinase/cyclase fusion protein, translating to MSLTHFSDPYIENNFNSSQYELLHKIGEGGFGKVYKARNKNTEQTVAIKFLALEPHLEESKKKRYVERFKRETNLSGQLEHPHIVRLLDKGQINEHLLYGVFEYIEGQSLREYLMQEGALDAVEATDIMLQVLDALIHAHRKGIIHRDIKPANIMLTQAGAKTHAKILDFGIGTLTQESRHQDFATITLTQETIGTPSYSAPEQLRGEPASEKTDLYVWGLVLLECLTGMPAVTGSSIASIYHKQLSDVHIPIPSALLGHPLSGLLRRVLQKNAAERVISGKEVFSELNTMNVSNLVGILADVQAQHGFDDNTVVLRTDDPNNLTIQDYTTLTERKQITVLALRLSAKRLNESAKDLDIIDTLFKSQRNHCIDIATRFGAYHVGNLADTMLFYFGYPVASDNDTRLSARTALDVVSELSKRNALMQEAHGIQLNAHIGIHSGIFVTYANLVPEGNIANTAMELARLAGERQILCSAESRAILEPYSDFDYFDNIQLGLSIDQLTVYNLNGEKRIEAFGFMRGTKNHHKLVGRQHELDKTLSIINNENTKTRIAHIFGEAGIGKSRLLQEIRDNASQYQHLVAQCLPEHQNNGLYPVVNLVKYLYNIQTLSPSEIVAKFTTLLSSAASDIDVTHMMPVLLVWLNVELPEHIQPSSLSSESQKALLFKGLASLLSTDENAICNNKLYVFEDIHWSDATTLEFIQFFAASLDGHHVLISTSRQPAPNCLNDLTLLEIELNKLTSRATEDFIEQLFENKSVSDSVRNVLINRTDGIPLFIEELVDMMKQKGLVHEQQGAIQFISPDKQNEVPGSLRESLQQKLDCLIHAKETAQLAATIGREFDYDLLVAASSLSEDQIQNDLNELIDKDLIVQQRRVDSDSYIFKHALVRDAAYESQSAKEFKAKHLQILTALETLNHFDRDPLLTTFHLKKVGQFNEAVTLLLHSAKQATTCFFVAKASAFYAEALEIINAGNIEDSALATSVKNALAASRIAYNGWLDSQAVSNMEENIRKMEEIQDPTQKFFTQRGQWLHAYASGDINVAHQIGIGLAQATDDLPSHVHPIIAEVVVQTHFSFGEFDTVLSLIDSLPKRGFFDNSPEAISANFGFCSELVCIGFKGLSELLLGLEQQADETMRDQLLLARQLNVEDVLSATHGFQAWFFLLKSAISTELNDFNHSLKNAKLHSEQGYIHSQNTNNIGWLGYNTMLKYLANIDTQNSFEHFEEKIAQFMGYQSHRYFYYFFLAKFLFLRNDGRYEDAYAEYISEKSKNQNRYLNQHDNL from the coding sequence ATGTCATTAACTCATTTTTCTGATCCATATATAGAGAATAATTTTAATTCTTCCCAATATGAGCTACTTCATAAGATTGGAGAAGGCGGTTTCGGTAAAGTATATAAAGCACGCAATAAGAACACTGAACAGACCGTTGCTATTAAGTTTCTAGCCCTTGAGCCACATTTAGAAGAATCTAAAAAGAAACGATATGTTGAACGATTTAAGCGTGAAACAAACTTAAGTGGCCAGTTAGAGCACCCCCACATAGTTCGATTACTGGATAAAGGTCAGATAAATGAACACCTTCTTTATGGTGTTTTCGAATATATCGAAGGTCAGTCTTTGCGTGAGTACCTGATGCAAGAAGGGGCGCTGGACGCAGTCGAAGCAACAGATATCATGCTTCAAGTGCTTGATGCACTGATCCATGCTCATAGAAAAGGCATTATTCACCGAGATATCAAACCCGCAAATATTATGCTTACCCAAGCGGGGGCGAAAACACATGCCAAAATCCTCGATTTTGGTATCGGCACACTCACCCAAGAAAGCCGTCATCAAGATTTCGCAACAATAACGTTAACACAAGAAACAATTGGCACTCCCTCTTACAGCGCACCAGAACAATTGAGGGGGGAGCCAGCATCTGAAAAAACAGACCTCTACGTATGGGGCTTAGTATTACTTGAATGCCTGACAGGCATGCCAGCTGTCACTGGTTCAAGTATCGCCTCAATCTATCATAAGCAGCTAAGTGATGTGCATATCCCAATACCCAGTGCCCTACTCGGACACCCTCTTTCAGGGCTCCTGCGTCGAGTACTACAGAAAAACGCTGCTGAAAGAGTGATTTCAGGAAAAGAGGTATTTTCTGAGCTAAATACGATGAATGTTTCAAACCTGGTGGGTATTTTAGCCGATGTGCAAGCTCAGCATGGGTTTGATGACAATACCGTCGTACTTAGAACGGATGACCCAAACAACCTAACAATTCAAGATTACACAACGCTCACCGAGCGCAAACAAATTACCGTACTTGCACTGCGATTAAGCGCAAAAAGACTCAATGAAAGTGCCAAAGACTTGGATATTATTGATACGCTTTTTAAATCTCAGCGCAATCATTGTATTGATATAGCCACTCGTTTTGGCGCATATCATGTCGGTAACTTGGCAGACACCATGTTATTTTATTTTGGTTACCCTGTTGCCAGCGACAATGATACTCGACTAAGCGCCAGAACAGCTTTAGATGTCGTCAGTGAATTGAGCAAACGCAACGCATTGATGCAAGAAGCTCATGGCATCCAACTCAATGCTCACATAGGTATCCATTCAGGTATCTTTGTCACTTACGCTAATTTAGTACCCGAAGGCAATATCGCAAACACCGCGATGGAGCTAGCCAGGCTCGCAGGCGAACGGCAAATTCTCTGCTCTGCAGAATCCAGAGCTATTTTAGAACCATATAGTGACTTTGATTATTTCGACAACATTCAGTTGGGATTATCCATTGATCAGTTAACAGTTTATAACCTCAATGGTGAAAAACGCATTGAAGCCTTTGGCTTTATGCGTGGCACTAAAAACCACCACAAGCTGGTTGGCAGACAACATGAGTTAGATAAAACGTTGTCTATCATTAACAATGAGAATACGAAAACCCGCATCGCACACATCTTCGGCGAGGCAGGCATAGGTAAATCTCGCTTGTTGCAAGAAATAAGAGACAATGCATCTCAATATCAACACCTAGTTGCACAGTGCTTGCCAGAGCACCAAAACAATGGCTTGTATCCTGTTGTTAACCTAGTTAAGTACCTTTACAACATTCAGACCCTTAGCCCCTCAGAAATCGTTGCTAAATTCACCACATTATTAAGCAGTGCAGCCTCTGACATAGATGTAACACACATGATGCCTGTGTTACTTGTATGGCTAAATGTCGAGTTACCTGAACATATCCAACCCTCTTCTTTGAGTTCAGAATCGCAAAAAGCACTGTTATTTAAGGGCTTGGCAAGCCTATTAAGCACAGATGAAAATGCAATCTGCAACAATAAACTATATGTTTTTGAAGACATTCATTGGTCAGATGCAACCACGCTGGAGTTCATTCAATTTTTTGCAGCGAGTCTAGACGGCCATCATGTTCTGATTAGCACATCACGGCAACCGGCCCCAAACTGCTTAAACGATTTAACGCTACTTGAAATTGAACTTAATAAACTGACCTCTAGAGCAACCGAAGACTTTATTGAACAACTTTTCGAAAATAAATCAGTGTCCGATTCAGTCCGGAATGTACTGATTAATCGAACAGATGGGATCCCTCTATTTATCGAAGAGCTGGTAGATATGATGAAACAAAAAGGCCTTGTGCATGAACAACAAGGTGCTATTCAGTTCATCAGCCCTGACAAGCAAAATGAGGTCCCAGGCAGCCTTAGAGAATCTTTGCAACAGAAACTTGACTGTCTTATACATGCGAAAGAAACAGCGCAATTGGCTGCAACAATCGGCAGAGAGTTTGACTATGATTTGCTGGTAGCAGCATCTTCACTCAGTGAGGATCAAATTCAAAATGATTTGAATGAACTGATTGACAAAGATCTCATTGTGCAACAACGTAGAGTGGACAGCGACAGCTATATATTCAAACATGCTTTGGTGCGAGATGCCGCCTATGAAAGCCAAAGTGCTAAAGAGTTCAAAGCCAAACACTTACAAATATTGACTGCACTCGAAACCCTAAACCACTTTGATAGAGATCCACTGCTCACCACATTTCACTTGAAAAAAGTCGGTCAATTTAATGAAGCGGTCACACTGCTTTTGCACAGTGCGAAACAAGCAACCACGTGCTTTTTTGTAGCAAAAGCCAGCGCATTTTATGCAGAAGCATTGGAGATTATCAATGCAGGTAACATTGAAGACAGCGCACTAGCAACGTCTGTTAAAAATGCCCTCGCCGCATCTCGTATCGCTTATAATGGCTGGCTTGATAGCCAAGCCGTGTCGAATATGGAAGAAAATATCCGTAAGATGGAAGAGATTCAAGATCCGACACAAAAGTTTTTCACACAGCGTGGGCAATGGCTACACGCCTATGCATCAGGCGATATAAATGTAGCGCATCAGATAGGCATTGGGCTTGCGCAAGCAACAGACGATCTGCCAAGTCATGTTCACCCCATAATTGCTGAAGTTGTTGTACAAACCCATTTCTCATTTGGGGAGTTTGACACAGTTTTAAGCTTAATAGACTCATTGCCCAAGCGTGGTTTTTTTGACAACAGTCCTGAGGCCATTTCTGCCAACTTTGGATTTTGCTCTGAACTGGTTTGCATTGGCTTCAAAGGGTTATCTGAACTCTTGCTAGGTCTGGAGCAACAAGCGGATGAAACCATGCGAGACCAACTTTTGCTTGCGAGACAACTTAACGTCGAAGATGTACTTTCAGCCACTCATGGCTTTCAAGCTTGGTTCTTCTTACTCAAAAGTGCCATCAGCACCGAGCTCAATGACTTTAACCACAGTCTAAAAAACGCCAAGTTACATTCCGAGCAAGGATACATCCACTCGCAAAACACCAACAATATTGGCTGGCTTGGGTATAACACCATGCTTAAATACTTGGCCAATATCGATACACAAAATTCATTTGAGCATTTTGAAGAAAAGATAGCCCAATTTATGGGCTATCAATCTCACCGTTATTTTTATTACTTTTTCTTAGCTAAGTTTCTATTTTTACGCAACGATGGGCGTTATGAAGATGCGTATGCAGAGTATATTAGCGAAAAAAGTAAAAACCAAAACCGATATCTTAATCAACACGATAACCTTTAA
- a CDS encoding TIGR03032 family protein, producing the protein MQGYREQGYGSTGDEADLVNIDFASEYSENFPKILQALGVSLVVSSYQSHAVMLLRSRGTALNCSVKKFVRPMGVCVSEDRLLVSTVNRIVNFKASSMSRKSVLSGEVDNIDTLASKLRDEQRDTDAFKALRTEQISAIKQCDVLFTERSSLTTGTLNTHDIAWGDDGLWVVNSSFSCLATLSSESGFTPRWKPHFISELKPQDRCHLNGMAMLDGQPKYVTTFNTQDYQDSWRTELNGTLMDVEKNEILISGLSMPHSPRCHDGKVYLCNSGEGEILCYDPKTCEKSVLCTLPGFTRGLTFYGDLMLVATSHVRASTVVNDIPLTKAHTQKDTVCGIWIINKHNGEILSKLQFKGDVSQLYDLCIIPNSTFPEMISGDDAISAHLYEFTKEELK; encoded by the coding sequence ATGCAAGGGTATCGTGAACAGGGTTACGGAAGTACAGGTGATGAGGCAGACCTTGTCAACATTGACTTTGCGAGTGAATATAGTGAGAACTTTCCTAAGATCTTACAAGCTTTAGGGGTTTCACTGGTTGTGTCTAGCTATCAATCACATGCTGTGATGCTACTTAGAAGCCGAGGAACGGCACTGAATTGCAGTGTAAAAAAGTTTGTCAGGCCAATGGGTGTCTGTGTCAGTGAAGATAGACTTTTAGTCAGTACCGTGAATCGAATTGTGAACTTCAAAGCAAGCAGTATGTCTCGAAAAAGTGTACTTAGCGGTGAAGTGGACAACATTGACACTTTGGCAAGCAAATTACGAGATGAGCAGCGTGATACCGATGCATTTAAAGCGCTTAGAACGGAGCAGATCAGTGCAATAAAGCAATGTGATGTTTTATTTACAGAGCGCTCTTCGTTAACGACGGGGACGCTCAATACCCACGATATCGCTTGGGGCGATGATGGATTATGGGTCGTTAACTCTAGCTTTTCTTGTCTTGCGACCCTTTCTTCAGAGTCCGGCTTTACACCCCGTTGGAAGCCGCACTTTATCAGCGAGTTAAAACCGCAAGACCGTTGTCATTTAAATGGTATGGCCATGTTAGATGGGCAACCTAAATATGTCACAACATTTAATACCCAAGATTACCAAGATTCATGGCGAACCGAGCTAAATGGCACGTTAATGGATGTAGAAAAAAATGAAATACTCATCAGCGGGCTATCAATGCCGCATTCACCAAGATGCCATGATGGGAAAGTCTACTTATGTAACTCTGGCGAAGGTGAAATACTGTGTTACGACCCAAAAACTTGCGAAAAATCAGTTTTGTGTACATTACCTGGCTTTACTCGTGGACTGACATTTTATGGCGATTTGATGTTGGTCGCGACCAGTCATGTGCGTGCGTCTACCGTGGTCAATGATATCCCTTTAACCAAAGCGCATACCCAAAAAGATACTGTCTGTGGCATATGGATTATCAATAAGCACAACGGTGAGATCCTATCCAAATTGCAGTTTAAAGGCGATGTAAGCCAACTTTACGATCTTTGCATTATTCCCAACTCTACGTTTCCTGAAATGATCAGCGGTGATGACGCGATTTCTGCGCATTTATATGAGTTTACGAAGGAGGAATTGAAATGA
- a CDS encoding phage tail protein, producing the protein MVNPYLGMMQMIAFNFPPVHWAACNGALIAVNDNPALFSLLGDTFGGDARTNFGLPDMRGRAPVYQGKYGIVQQGQKSGFEDVTLTNAQTGHNHDFQVDSLEGDSFLPFSNSNPTARYTISTANTQFPTGVKQFYANNSGGLDTLSSQSMGTVGSNAPHTNMQPTTVIGFIIALNGAYPPRN; encoded by the coding sequence ATGGTTAATCCGTATTTAGGCATGATGCAGATGATTGCCTTTAACTTTCCACCTGTACACTGGGCTGCGTGTAATGGCGCATTGATTGCTGTAAACGACAACCCAGCGCTATTCTCATTGCTCGGCGATACATTCGGCGGTGATGCTCGCACCAATTTTGGACTGCCAGACATGCGCGGGCGCGCACCTGTCTATCAAGGCAAGTATGGTATCGTCCAGCAAGGACAGAAAAGCGGTTTTGAAGACGTTACTCTGACCAATGCACAAACAGGGCACAATCACGATTTTCAAGTTGATTCGTTGGAAGGGGATAGCTTTTTACCCTTTAGCAACTCTAATCCAACGGCTCGATATACGATATCGACGGCCAATACACAGTTTCCAACTGGGGTTAAGCAGTTTTACGCGAACAATTCAGGTGGTTTAGATACCTTATCGTCTCAAAGTATGGGCACCGTGGGGTCAAATGCGCCGCACACGAATATGCAACCGACGACGGTGATTGGTTTTATTATTGCACTTAATGGTGCATATCCGCCTAGAAACTAA
- a CDS encoding GNAT family N-acetyltransferase: MVQFTIPEGLHIRPSTASDKPFIEKLHREVRQDLQCIDGEQDFIESIVEMQLKAQTQGYGAQYPNAMYFIIEKHGEPIGKATLDFGHNEIRLIDIGFLIAARGHGFGRAIIQSFQHCAAQSAVPLTLSVLSHNLSVKRLYLELGFQISEVQSPYELMIWYPPAMKRIVGV, encoded by the coding sequence ATGGTGCAATTTACCATACCAGAGGGTCTTCATATTCGTCCCTCAACAGCAAGTGATAAGCCATTTATCGAAAAGCTGCACAGAGAAGTAAGGCAGGATTTGCAGTGTATTGATGGTGAGCAAGACTTTATTGAGTCCATCGTTGAGATGCAGCTTAAAGCGCAAACTCAAGGTTATGGTGCTCAGTACCCCAACGCAATGTACTTCATTATTGAAAAGCACGGTGAACCAATAGGCAAGGCCACGCTTGATTTTGGCCACAACGAAATTCGCTTGATAGATATCGGTTTTTTAATCGCTGCGCGAGGTCATGGTTTTGGACGGGCAATTATTCAGTCTTTTCAACACTGCGCTGCACAATCAGCTGTGCCACTTACCTTATCTGTTTTGAGTCACAATTTGAGTGTTAAACGTTTGTATTTAGAGCTCGGGTTTCAAATTTCTGAGGTTCAATCTCCCTATGAATTGATGATTTGGTATCCCCCTGCGATGAAGCGCATCGTCGGCGTTTAA